Part of the Ananas comosus cultivar F153 unplaced genomic scaffold, ASM154086v1, whole genome shotgun sequence genome is shown below.
tctcatctttctcCTTTTGTAGGCGTGCTTCTCGCTCTTCATTCCCCCCTCTTGATTGCTTCAGCTCATTCTTCAATTCTTCTATTTGTCTCTCAATAGCCTCTTTTGATGCTTTAGCTTCCAAATTCTTGCTACTTAGTGGCTTAGGTCCACATCCTAAACCACGAAGATATCCCGAGCGTGCACCAAAAGCCTTTGTTAAATGTTCTTCCGTTGATAATGGAGGATCACCTAACTCTTCTTGTGAATTTCTTACATCCTCAAATTGTTTCTGCATTCAATGAGATACAAAAGTAATATGAAACATATTTGTATTTAGAAGAAAAATGCTCGTCTTCACAAGTCTtagcatataaaaaaatatatataattaaaactgaatttctttttaagatttcaCAAGTctaatacatgtatatatagaaaatgtaGTAAAGTTGTGCTACAACAGAATGTTGCTATACCATAGCATTTTTAGCCGTATCAGAACACCAAGTATTATCAGTTCTTCGTTGATGTGTAGCCTTCCAGTATTCAGTTAAATCAGGATCAACCTCCGTTATTGGATCCCTCTATCAATGTAAAATTAAAACCTTGATGTCatgaaattaatataatataaaaattttaccataaattgaattaattgaCAAAATCACCATATCATATAGAACACTAGCGAATGATTTTCTTCCACAGATTGAGCTAGCTGATTGTTTGGCTCGATTTGCTTTATTTCGCGCCGACATTCTCTACAAAAAATTAAGTAGGGTCATATTTGCATGTAAAAATAATTCTTGCAAGGTaataacatgtataataaattaataacctTAAATGATTCAGAACCAAAGTATTCAACTAAACATGCCCAATCTAA
Proteins encoded:
- the LOC109704681 gene encoding drebrin-like protein B, which translates into the protein MGVVLRQYAPLNVNKWAEVPMHYKDKMWADLMEKYDGLAGFRDEVMYNFNHMYRDWRHRKHLHYNQFLTDEDRLKNCPDDITELDWACLVEYFGSESFKRMSARNKANRAKQSASSICGRKSFASVLYDMRDPITEVDPDLTEYWKATHQRRTDNTWCSDTAKNAMKQFEDVRNSQEELGDPPLSTEEHLTKAFGARSGYLRGLGCGPKPLSSKNLEAKASKEAIERQIEELKNELKQSRGGNEEREARLQKEKDEREERFKKEIEEIKAHFSKDEREERFKKQIEDIKAHFKAEFNEQLKIIVQLYGAPTTSSPPSTQNH